A single window of Rhodococcus jostii RHA1 DNA harbors:
- a CDS encoding DUF4873 domain-containing protein produces the protein MTTGTTEPDVLVVGTGFAGLCMAIKLKEAGEENVVVLEKADRVGGTWRENTYPGCGCDVMSLMYSFSFAPNRKWTRMYARQPEILDYIERVVRDYDLAPHIRFGAEVISYEFDETTDRWRVETRSGSVYHPRIVVAGPGPLHKPSVPDLPGRKSFSGVAFHSAEWDHSVDLTGKRVAVVGTGASAVQFVPEVAKTAAHVDVFQRTPHWILPKLDRPITAGEKAVFKAVPGVQKAYRGAIYWSHESLIAGFLHPRLMTVLESAARGLLRRQVRDPELRATLTPDYIIGCKRILVSSNFYPALQRGNVDLVTSGISEVTERGIRTDDGTMHEADVIVYGTGFAAGDRFENEHIVGRRGLTIQRAWRDGMEAYLGVAVAGFPNFFLMMGPNSGGGNQSIVFVIEAQAHYITRCLALMKKRDATRIEVRAGAQREFNRVVHRKLAGSVWNSGGCDSWYLDSTGHNRAAWPGSSASYWRRMRTPDDRHFELSSLAEREDDTEYRGPGVLTSGDLTVAVEVFLNGHIEPLDGLYHWYGRVVGDGVDAAKGRNRTPLFLTIGDGPEVPAALAERDPWGHFRIAGVGTPPFPLAPVEVEVPISRAKLASAE, from the coding sequence GTGACAACCGGGACCACCGAACCGGACGTCCTCGTCGTCGGCACCGGATTCGCCGGACTGTGCATGGCGATCAAGCTGAAGGAGGCGGGCGAGGAGAACGTCGTCGTTCTCGAGAAGGCCGACCGGGTGGGCGGAACGTGGCGGGAGAACACGTATCCCGGATGTGGTTGCGACGTGATGTCGCTGATGTATTCGTTCTCCTTCGCGCCCAACCGGAAATGGACCCGGATGTACGCGCGGCAGCCCGAGATTCTCGACTACATCGAACGGGTGGTCCGCGACTACGATCTGGCTCCACACATCCGGTTCGGCGCCGAGGTGATCTCCTACGAGTTCGACGAGACCACCGACCGGTGGCGGGTGGAGACCCGGTCGGGTTCGGTCTATCACCCCCGCATCGTGGTCGCCGGTCCGGGACCGCTGCACAAACCCAGCGTTCCGGATCTTCCCGGCCGGAAGTCGTTCTCGGGTGTGGCATTCCATTCCGCCGAGTGGGATCACTCGGTCGATTTGACCGGTAAGCGGGTGGCGGTCGTCGGCACGGGAGCGAGTGCCGTGCAGTTCGTTCCGGAGGTCGCGAAGACGGCCGCGCACGTCGACGTCTTCCAGCGGACGCCGCACTGGATACTGCCGAAGCTGGACCGTCCGATCACCGCCGGTGAGAAGGCGGTGTTCAAGGCTGTTCCCGGAGTCCAGAAGGCTTACCGCGGTGCGATCTACTGGAGCCACGAATCGCTGATCGCCGGTTTCCTGCACCCACGACTGATGACGGTGCTGGAGTCGGCCGCCCGGGGTCTGCTGCGCAGGCAGGTGCGTGATCCCGAATTGCGTGCCACGCTGACCCCCGACTACATCATCGGCTGCAAGCGGATTCTGGTGTCCAGCAATTTCTACCCGGCCCTGCAACGCGGCAACGTCGATCTGGTCACGTCGGGCATCTCGGAGGTCACCGAACGCGGGATCCGGACTGACGACGGAACGATGCACGAGGCGGACGTCATCGTCTACGGCACGGGATTCGCGGCCGGCGACCGATTCGAGAACGAGCACATCGTGGGCCGCCGCGGCCTGACGATCCAGCGGGCCTGGCGCGACGGCATGGAGGCGTACCTCGGTGTCGCGGTCGCGGGGTTCCCGAACTTCTTCCTCATGATGGGTCCGAATTCCGGTGGCGGCAACCAGTCGATCGTCTTCGTCATCGAGGCCCAGGCGCACTACATCACCCGATGCCTGGCGCTGATGAAGAAGCGCGACGCGACCCGGATCGAGGTGCGCGCGGGCGCGCAGCGCGAATTCAACCGGGTGGTCCACCGCAAACTCGCGGGCTCGGTGTGGAATTCGGGTGGTTGCGACAGCTGGTACCTCGATTCCACCGGCCACAATCGGGCGGCGTGGCCCGGGTCGAGCGCATCCTACTGGCGGCGCATGCGCACCCCGGACGACCGGCACTTCGAGCTGAGTTCGCTCGCCGAGCGCGAGGACGACACGGAGTACCGCGGGCCCGGCGTGCTCACGTCCGGCGACCTGACCGTGGCCGTCGAGGTCTTCCTGAACGGCCACATCGAACCGCTGGACGGCCTCTACCACTGGTACGGCCGCGTCGTCGGCGACGGCGTCGACGCGGCGAAAGGGCGCAACCGCACCCCGTTGTTCCTCACCATCGGGGACGGTCCGGAAGTGCCCGCGGCGCTCGCCGAGCGCGACCCGTGGGGCCACTTCCGGATCGCCGGGGTGGGCACGCCCCCGTTCCCGCTGGCGCCGGTCGAAGTCGAGGTTCCGATCTCCCGGGCCAAACTCGCCTCGGCGGAATAA
- a CDS encoding XdhC family protein, with the protein MRDVLADLMAVWTAGGTAGVGTVVRTFRSAPRPPGASMVVAPDGSASGSVSGGCVEGAVYELASEVTASGTPVLQRYGISDENAFEVGLTCGGIIDIFVEPVSRDNFPELGEITRDIDNHLPVAVATVVAHPDAARVGRRLVVRPESVSGSLGSDRADSAVTDDARGLLAAGGSTVLTYGTDGQRRGEGMEVFVASYAPRPRMLVFGAIDFAAAVARQGAFMGYRVTVCDARPVFATHARFPTADEVVVDWPHRYLAAQAESQAIDGRTVICVLTHDPKFDVPLLETALRLPDVAFIGAMGSRRTDLDRRERLREAGLTDTELDRLSSPIGLDIGARTPEETAVSIAAEIIARRWGGTGRPLAESSGRIHHEEPVDSFVD; encoded by the coding sequence ATGCGCGACGTGCTGGCGGACCTGATGGCGGTGTGGACCGCGGGCGGAACGGCGGGTGTCGGGACGGTGGTCCGCACGTTCCGCTCCGCGCCGCGACCGCCGGGGGCGTCGATGGTCGTGGCGCCCGACGGCAGCGCGTCCGGTTCGGTGTCCGGCGGGTGCGTCGAGGGGGCGGTCTACGAACTCGCATCCGAGGTCACGGCATCCGGCACGCCAGTGCTGCAGCGGTACGGGATCAGCGACGAGAACGCGTTCGAGGTGGGTCTCACCTGCGGTGGAATCATCGACATCTTCGTCGAGCCCGTGTCGCGGGACAATTTTCCGGAGCTCGGCGAGATCACCCGGGACATCGACAATCACCTGCCGGTCGCGGTCGCGACCGTCGTGGCGCATCCCGATGCGGCTCGGGTGGGGCGCCGGCTGGTCGTCCGGCCCGAGAGCGTGAGCGGTTCGCTCGGCTCGGACCGGGCCGATTCCGCGGTCACCGACGACGCCCGGGGCCTCCTCGCGGCGGGCGGCAGCACCGTCCTGACGTACGGCACCGACGGCCAGCGTCGCGGCGAGGGCATGGAGGTGTTCGTCGCCAGTTACGCGCCGAGGCCGCGCATGCTCGTGTTCGGGGCCATCGACTTCGCCGCCGCGGTGGCCCGGCAGGGCGCCTTCATGGGATATCGGGTGACGGTCTGCGACGCCCGTCCGGTGTTCGCGACCCACGCGCGGTTCCCGACGGCCGACGAGGTGGTGGTGGACTGGCCGCACCGGTATCTCGCTGCGCAGGCCGAGTCCCAGGCCATCGACGGCCGGACTGTGATTTGCGTACTCACCCACGACCCCAAGTTCGACGTCCCTCTCCTCGAGACGGCGCTGCGCCTCCCGGACGTCGCGTTCATCGGCGCCATGGGCTCACGCAGAACGGACCTGGACCGGCGTGAACGCCTACGTGAGGCCGGTCTGACCGACACCGAACTCGACCGGCTGTCGAGCCCTATCGGCCTGGACATCGGCGCCCGGACACCCGAGGAGACTGCGGTGTCCATCGCCGCCGAGATCATCGCCCGTCGGTGGGGTGGCACGGGGCGCCCGCTGGCGGAGTCGAGCGGCCGGATTCACCACGAGGAACCCGTCGATTCCTTCGTCGACTAG
- a CDS encoding FAD binding domain-containing protein: MQVPGSFEYERATGVEDAIALLDRLGDEARLVAGGHSLLPMMKLRLANPEYLIDINDLEGELGYITTERSRLRIGAMTRHRRLLESDELAVAFPLFRDAEKVIADPVVRNRGTIGGSLCQADPAEDLTTVCSVLDATCVVRGPGGRREIPMSEFLVGPYETALAHNEMLIEIVIPVHGHSSSAYAKVERRTGDWAVTAAGAAVTVEGGEIARAAVGLTAVNPDPSGLSDVADYLTGRPPSEEAFAQAGRMAAQACEPVADARGTVDYKRHLASELTIRTLRTAVDRVLRSDVEHEPTGKEA, from the coding sequence ATGCAAGTACCAGGATCCTTCGAATACGAGCGTGCAACGGGCGTCGAGGACGCCATCGCCCTGCTCGACCGGCTGGGCGACGAAGCCCGCCTCGTCGCAGGCGGCCACAGCCTGCTCCCCATGATGAAACTTCGCCTCGCCAATCCCGAGTACCTCATCGACATCAACGATCTCGAGGGCGAACTCGGCTACATCACGACCGAGCGGTCGAGGCTGCGGATCGGTGCGATGACACGGCACCGCCGGCTGCTCGAATCGGACGAGCTCGCGGTGGCGTTCCCCCTCTTCCGCGACGCGGAGAAGGTGATCGCCGACCCGGTGGTCCGCAACCGCGGGACCATCGGCGGATCGCTGTGCCAGGCGGATCCGGCCGAGGACCTCACCACTGTCTGCTCTGTTCTCGACGCCACCTGCGTGGTGCGCGGGCCCGGTGGACGCCGCGAGATCCCCATGTCCGAGTTCCTCGTCGGGCCGTACGAGACGGCGCTCGCACACAACGAGATGCTCATCGAGATAGTGATACCCGTCCACGGCCACAGCTCCAGCGCGTACGCCAAGGTCGAACGGCGGACCGGGGATTGGGCGGTCACCGCGGCCGGAGCGGCCGTCACGGTGGAGGGCGGCGAGATCGCCCGGGCCGCGGTCGGCCTCACGGCAGTCAACCCGGATCCGTCCGGACTTTCGGACGTCGCCGACTACCTGACCGGGCGTCCCCCGTCCGAGGAGGCGTTCGCCCAGGCCGGGCGGATGGCCGCGCAGGCCTGCGAACCTGTCGCCGACGCCCGCGGCACCGTCGACTACAAACGCCATCTCGCATCCGAACTCACGATCCGCACACTCCGTACAGCGGTCGACCGGGTGCTCCGTAGCGACGTGGAGCACGAGCCGACCGGAAAAGAGGCATAG
- a CDS encoding (2Fe-2S)-binding protein yields the protein MQVNMTVNGEAVSAEVEPRMLLVHFLRDQLGLTGTHWGCDTSNCGTCVVTVDGDPVKSCTMLAAMAGGHDVRTVEGLEHDGELDPVQQGFMQCHGLQCGFCTPGMMMTARALLDREESPDEATIREAISGQICRCTGYTTIVRSIQWAADHRAGEAAEPEPAGDFDADVQEDKTRGAEGAPMTVEEHATTGSAS from the coding sequence ATGCAGGTGAACATGACCGTCAACGGTGAAGCAGTGAGCGCCGAGGTGGAACCGCGCATGCTGCTGGTCCATTTCCTCCGCGACCAGCTCGGCCTGACCGGGACCCACTGGGGCTGCGACACCAGCAACTGCGGCACGTGCGTCGTCACCGTCGACGGCGATCCGGTGAAGTCGTGCACGATGCTCGCCGCGATGGCGGGCGGGCACGACGTCCGCACGGTCGAGGGCCTCGAACACGACGGCGAACTCGATCCCGTCCAGCAGGGCTTCATGCAGTGCCACGGACTGCAGTGCGGGTTCTGCACCCCCGGCATGATGATGACGGCGCGGGCACTGCTCGACCGGGAGGAGAGCCCCGACGAGGCCACCATCCGGGAGGCGATCTCCGGGCAGATCTGCCGCTGCACCGGGTACACCACGATCGTGCGCTCGATCCAGTGGGCGGCCGACCATCGGGCGGGCGAGGCCGCCGAGCCGGAACCGGCAGGCGACTTCGACGCGGACGTGCAGGAGGACAAGACGCGGGGCGCCGAGGGCGCACCGATGACAGTCGAGGAACACGCGACGACTGGAAGTGCATCATGA
- a CDS encoding aerobic carbon-monoxide dehydrogenase large subunit, with protein sequence MTTVESRPPSGGADIVDNDKKPCGHGRMLRKEDPRFIRGLGNYVDDITLPGMLHLAILRSPVAHARIVNIDTTAAQEHPKVTAVVTGADLAAKNLAWMPTLSNDVQAVLATDKVRFQGQEVAFVIAEDRYSARDALELIDVEYDMLDPVVDARAALSPDAPVIRDDLEGKTDNHCFDWETGDAAATEAVFAKADVVVKQEIVYPRVHPAPMETCGAIADVDKVSGKLTLYTTSQAPHAHRTVYALVSGIPEHKIRVVSPDIGGGFGNKVPIYPGYVCAIVASLVTGKPVKWMEDRSENLMSTGFARDYIMVGEIAATAEGKMLAIRTKVLADHGAFNGTAAPVKYPAGFFGVFTGSYDIEAAHCAMTAVYTNKAPGGVAYACSFRITEAVYLVERLVDCLAFDLKMDPAELRLKNLLRPEQFPYTSKTGWVYDSGDYETTMRKAMDMIGYQQLREEQKERRERGELMGIGMSFFTEAVGAGPRKDMDILGLGMADGCELRVHPTGKAVVRLSVQTQGQGHETTFAQIVAEELGIPPDDIDVVHGDTDNTPFGLGTYGSRSTPVSGAAAALVARKVRDKAKIIASGMLEASVADLEWEKGEFHVKGDPSAKVTIQDIAMRAHGAGDLPEGIEGGLDAQICYNPENLTYPYGAYFCVVDVDPGTAVVKVRRFLAVDDCGTRINPMIIEGQVHGGIVDGIGMALMEIIEFDEDGNCLGGSLMDYLIPTALEVPKLETGFTVTPSPHHPIGAKGVGESATVGSPPAVVNAVVDALAPFGIRHADMPLTPSRVWEAMQGRATPPI encoded by the coding sequence ATGACCACCGTCGAATCCCGCCCTCCGTCTGGCGGCGCGGATATCGTCGACAACGACAAGAAGCCCTGCGGCCACGGTCGCATGCTGCGCAAGGAGGATCCCCGCTTCATCCGGGGGCTCGGAAATTACGTCGACGACATCACCCTCCCCGGCATGCTGCACCTGGCGATCCTGCGGTCGCCGGTCGCGCACGCGCGGATCGTGAACATCGATACCACTGCGGCACAGGAACACCCGAAGGTGACGGCAGTGGTGACGGGCGCCGACCTCGCCGCGAAGAACCTCGCCTGGATGCCGACGCTGTCCAACGACGTGCAGGCCGTGCTGGCCACCGACAAGGTGCGTTTCCAGGGCCAGGAGGTGGCGTTCGTCATCGCGGAGGACCGTTATTCGGCCCGGGACGCGCTGGAACTGATCGACGTCGAATACGACATGCTCGATCCCGTGGTCGACGCGCGCGCCGCGCTCTCGCCCGATGCGCCGGTGATCCGCGACGACCTCGAGGGCAAGACGGACAATCACTGCTTCGACTGGGAGACAGGCGATGCCGCCGCGACCGAGGCCGTGTTCGCGAAGGCGGACGTGGTGGTGAAGCAGGAGATCGTCTACCCCAGGGTGCATCCGGCGCCGATGGAGACGTGCGGTGCGATCGCCGACGTCGACAAGGTGTCCGGCAAGCTCACCCTGTACACCACGTCCCAGGCACCGCACGCGCACCGGACGGTCTACGCCCTGGTCTCGGGGATCCCGGAGCACAAGATCCGGGTGGTGTCCCCGGACATCGGCGGGGGATTCGGCAACAAGGTCCCGATCTACCCGGGATACGTGTGTGCCATCGTGGCGTCGCTCGTGACGGGCAAACCGGTGAAATGGATGGAGGATCGCAGCGAGAACCTGATGAGCACGGGCTTCGCCCGCGACTACATCATGGTCGGCGAGATCGCGGCCACCGCAGAGGGCAAGATGCTCGCGATCCGCACGAAGGTGCTGGCCGACCACGGTGCGTTCAACGGCACTGCGGCCCCGGTGAAGTATCCGGCCGGTTTCTTCGGCGTCTTCACCGGCAGCTACGACATCGAGGCCGCGCACTGCGCGATGACGGCGGTCTACACGAACAAGGCGCCCGGCGGGGTGGCGTACGCCTGCTCGTTCCGCATCACCGAGGCCGTGTATCTGGTCGAGCGGCTCGTCGACTGCCTGGCGTTCGACCTGAAGATGGATCCGGCGGAACTGCGGCTGAAGAATCTGCTGAGGCCGGAACAGTTCCCGTACACCAGCAAGACCGGGTGGGTGTACGACTCGGGCGACTACGAGACCACCATGCGCAAGGCCATGGACATGATCGGCTACCAGCAGTTGCGCGAGGAGCAGAAGGAACGCCGCGAACGCGGCGAGCTGATGGGAATCGGCATGTCGTTCTTCACCGAAGCCGTCGGTGCCGGACCCCGGAAGGACATGGACATCCTGGGCCTCGGCATGGCCGACGGCTGCGAACTGCGCGTCCACCCGACGGGCAAGGCCGTCGTGCGGTTGTCGGTGCAGACCCAGGGGCAGGGTCACGAGACGACGTTCGCGCAGATCGTGGCGGAGGAACTGGGGATCCCACCGGACGACATCGACGTCGTGCACGGCGACACCGACAACACGCCGTTCGGGCTCGGCACGTACGGCAGCCGGTCGACACCGGTGTCGGGGGCGGCTGCGGCGCTCGTGGCCCGCAAGGTCCGGGACAAAGCGAAGATCATCGCCTCGGGCATGCTCGAGGCCTCGGTCGCGGATCTGGAATGGGAAAAGGGCGAATTCCATGTGAAGGGCGATCCCTCGGCGAAGGTGACCATCCAGGACATCGCGATGCGGGCGCACGGCGCCGGCGATCTGCCGGAGGGAATCGAGGGCGGACTCGACGCGCAGATCTGTTACAACCCCGAGAATCTGACGTACCCCTACGGCGCGTACTTCTGCGTCGTCGACGTCGATCCCGGCACCGCGGTGGTGAAGGTGCGGCGGTTCCTCGCCGTCGACGACTGCGGCACGCGCATCAATCCGATGATCATCGAGGGGCAGGTCCACGGCGGCATCGTCGACGGCATCGGTATGGCGCTCATGGAGATCATCGAGTTCGACGAGGACGGCAACTGCCTCGGCGGATCACTGATGGACTACCTGATCCCCACCGCACTCGAGGTCCCGAAGCTCGAGACCGGTTTCACCGTGACCCCGTCGCCGCATCACCCGATCGGCGCGAAGGGCGTCGGCGAGTCCGCGACGGTCGGATCGCCCCCGGCCGTGGTGAACGCGGTCGTGGATGCGCTCGCCCCGTTCGGTATCCGGCACGCCGACATGCCGCTCACCCCGTCCCGGGTGTGGGAGGCCATGCAGGGCCGCGCGACACCCCCGATCTGA
- a CDS encoding XdhC family protein codes for MDLKERAAQLTRDRRPFVRATVVRAQPPTSSHTGDEAILLQDGTIEGFVGGQCAQNSVRMAALGALATNESVLLRVLPDGAVQFPEAPGASVVVNPCLSGGAMEIFLEPQLPPPLVRIFGTTPIAQALGGIAELLGFTVEHDDAGIGQFSGTTAVVLAGHGGPEAEVIRAALDAGVGYVGLVASRTRGGAILDTLGLTEPERARVHTPVGLDIGARTAAEIAVSIAAELVQELRTAGLRAPEDDSTPSVVVTEVIDPVCGMRVVVGPDTAHLRRGGDDFWFCGPGCRASFAQETGAV; via the coding sequence ATGGATCTGAAAGAGCGTGCGGCGCAACTGACGCGCGACCGCAGGCCGTTCGTCCGTGCGACCGTGGTGCGGGCGCAGCCGCCCACGTCCAGTCACACCGGCGACGAGGCGATCCTCCTGCAGGACGGGACGATCGAGGGGTTCGTCGGCGGTCAGTGTGCGCAGAATTCGGTACGCATGGCCGCCCTGGGTGCGCTGGCAACCAACGAGAGCGTGCTGTTGCGGGTCCTTCCCGACGGGGCCGTGCAGTTCCCCGAGGCTCCGGGCGCGTCCGTCGTGGTGAATCCGTGCCTGTCCGGCGGTGCCATGGAGATCTTCCTGGAGCCGCAGTTGCCACCGCCGTTGGTGCGGATCTTCGGCACCACACCGATCGCGCAGGCGTTGGGGGGCATAGCGGAACTGCTGGGATTCACCGTCGAGCACGACGACGCCGGAATCGGGCAGTTCTCCGGCACGACGGCGGTGGTGCTCGCCGGCCACGGCGGACCCGAAGCGGAGGTCATCCGTGCGGCGCTCGACGCCGGGGTCGGATATGTCGGGCTCGTCGCCAGCCGAACACGCGGTGGGGCCATCCTCGACACCCTGGGGCTGACCGAGCCCGAGCGGGCGCGCGTGCACACCCCGGTCGGTCTCGACATCGGCGCGCGGACGGCGGCGGAGATCGCGGTGTCGATCGCGGCCGAGTTGGTGCAGGAACTGCGGACCGCGGGACTTCGCGCGCCCGAGGATGATTCGACTCCGTCGGTGGTGGTGACGGAGGTGATCGATCCCGTGTGCGGGATGCGCGTCGTCGTCGGGCCGGACACTGCCCACCTACGGCGCGGCGGCGACGACTTCTGGTTCTGCGGGCCGGGTTGCCGGGCATCGTTCGCGCAGGAGACGGGAGCGGTATGA
- a CDS encoding AAA family ATPase, with the protein MTAAFEDVADVVRRFDAEDYLLDFGTASALYLAAALRRPLLLEGEPGVGKTTAAKALATVLGAPLIRLQCYEGLTANEALYDWNYQRQLLTIRLAESRGDGLTEDDLFTEEFLLERPILHCVRYRGPTPPVLLIDEIDRADDEFEALLLEFLGEASVTVPELGTFTAEQHPVVVLTSNRSRDLHDALRRRCLYHWIDYPEPARAAAIVRRTVPAAASPLIEHATCFVGRARELDLDKPPGIAETIDWVSALAALGVADLVRDDAIQSLSALAKTPDDRTIVQDAFADYAHGLATG; encoded by the coding sequence ATGACGGCGGCATTCGAGGACGTGGCGGACGTGGTCCGGCGCTTCGACGCCGAGGACTACCTCCTGGACTTCGGAACCGCGTCGGCCCTGTATCTCGCGGCTGCTCTGCGCCGGCCGCTCCTGCTCGAAGGCGAACCCGGAGTCGGCAAGACCACCGCGGCGAAGGCTCTCGCGACCGTCCTCGGCGCCCCGCTGATCCGGTTGCAGTGCTACGAAGGCCTCACCGCGAACGAAGCCCTCTACGACTGGAACTACCAGCGGCAGTTGCTCACCATCCGGCTGGCCGAATCGCGGGGCGACGGCCTCACCGAGGACGACCTGTTCACCGAGGAGTTCCTGCTGGAACGTCCGATCCTCCATTGCGTGAGATATCGGGGACCGACCCCGCCCGTACTGCTGATCGACGAAATAGACCGAGCCGACGACGAGTTCGAGGCACTCCTCCTCGAATTCCTGGGGGAGGCATCGGTCACCGTTCCGGAACTGGGAACGTTCACGGCCGAACAGCACCCCGTCGTCGTGCTGACGTCCAACCGGAGTCGCGATCTCCACGACGCGCTCCGCAGACGATGCCTCTACCACTGGATCGACTATCCGGAGCCGGCACGGGCGGCCGCCATCGTGCGCCGCACGGTGCCCGCGGCGGCGTCGCCCCTCATCGAGCACGCCACCTGCTTCGTCGGCAGGGCGCGCGAACTCGATCTCGACAAGCCGCCCGGAATCGCCGAGACGATCGACTGGGTGTCCGCACTCGCGGCGCTGGGAGTGGCCGATCTGGTGCGCGACGACGCGATCCAGAGCCTGAGTGCCCTCGCGAAGACCCCGGACGACCGCACAATAGTTCAGGACGCATTCGCCGACTACGCGCACGGCCTGGCCACCGGATGA
- a CDS encoding SRPBCC family protein translates to MKIANEFTVSAPIEQAWEVLSDLEEVAPLLPGAQMTGREGDDYLGKVKVKVGPVTSEFKGKAAFVERDPKEHRAVIDARGRDSRGSGNASATITAQLHEVGDRTRVTVDTDMKIVGKLAQFGSGMIQQVSEKLMGQFAESLEAKLAGGPAEQPAAAPESTGTTTLSVARPAAEPAPLDLLALSGAGAWKRYAPILAAILAGIVVVLVVGRRRR, encoded by the coding sequence ATGAAGATCGCCAACGAGTTCACCGTCAGCGCCCCGATCGAGCAGGCGTGGGAGGTGCTCAGCGACCTCGAGGAGGTTGCTCCCCTGCTCCCCGGAGCTCAGATGACAGGGCGGGAGGGCGACGATTACCTGGGGAAGGTGAAGGTCAAGGTCGGCCCGGTGACCAGTGAGTTCAAAGGCAAGGCCGCCTTCGTCGAGCGTGACCCGAAGGAGCACCGCGCCGTGATCGATGCCCGCGGGAGGGACTCGCGCGGGTCCGGCAACGCGTCCGCGACGATCACCGCCCAGTTGCACGAGGTCGGCGACCGCACCCGCGTCACCGTGGATACCGACATGAAGATCGTCGGCAAACTCGCGCAGTTCGGCAGCGGGATGATCCAGCAGGTGTCGGAGAAACTCATGGGGCAGTTCGCTGAATCGCTGGAAGCGAAGCTCGCCGGGGGACCCGCTGAACAGCCCGCGGCGGCGCCGGAGTCCACCGGCACCACGACGCTGTCCGTGGCCCGGCCTGCCGCCGAACCGGCGCCGCTGGACCTGCTGGCGTTGTCCGGCGCGGGTGCGTGGAAACGGTATGCCCCGATCCTCGCTGCCATCCTCGCCGGGATCGTGGTCGTCCTCGTGGTGGGCCGCCGCAGGCGATGA
- a CDS encoding vWA domain-containing protein: MTASGVLRGVDLAAFAVALVARLRSRGVVVSASGPAVFVQALHLSPPSSRSRLYWSARLTLVNRVDDLAPFDAVFSAVFEDALLSVDPHARRAAAGRETALAGVRDGRDRPGDAQDVDGVPWMTRPMMTGGDDSGEDDIHDVLTAVPDTLPSRLVVRADESFARFDAGDLRLLGAWLEQATAAWPSRRTRRREVHRRGRRIDLRATMNRSRATGWEPVVLARSRPRNRPRRIVMLCDVSRSMQPYAAIYLHLMRAAVQRQTAGRPEVFAFSTSLTRLTPVLAHRSAETAVRKANDKVVDRFGGTHIAGSVSELLASPHGNALRGAVVVIASDGWDSDDPTRLAHALTRVRRRAHRLVWLNPRAGDPDFQPLAGSMAAALPFCDAFLPAHSVSALRDVLDVISRMG; encoded by the coding sequence ATGACCGCGTCGGGCGTCCTGCGGGGCGTCGATCTCGCGGCGTTCGCGGTGGCACTCGTCGCCCGGTTGCGTTCCCGTGGCGTCGTCGTCTCCGCGAGCGGCCCCGCGGTGTTCGTGCAGGCACTTCATCTGTCGCCGCCGAGTTCGCGGTCGCGGCTGTACTGGTCGGCGCGTCTGACACTCGTCAACCGCGTCGACGACCTCGCGCCGTTCGACGCCGTCTTCTCCGCGGTCTTCGAGGACGCCCTGCTGTCTGTGGATCCGCATGCGCGGCGAGCCGCTGCGGGACGGGAGACGGCCCTCGCCGGTGTCCGAGACGGCCGCGACCGGCCCGGTGACGCGCAGGACGTCGACGGCGTGCCGTGGATGACACGACCGATGATGACCGGCGGCGACGACAGCGGCGAGGACGACATTCACGACGTGCTCACCGCCGTGCCGGACACCCTGCCCAGCAGGCTCGTGGTTCGCGCGGACGAATCCTTCGCCCGATTCGACGCCGGCGACCTCAGGCTCCTCGGGGCCTGGCTGGAGCAGGCCACCGCCGCGTGGCCGTCCCGCCGCACCCGACGTCGCGAAGTGCATCGCCGCGGCCGGCGTATCGACCTGCGGGCCACCATGAACCGGTCGAGGGCCACGGGCTGGGAGCCGGTGGTCCTCGCGCGGAGCCGTCCGCGGAACCGTCCGCGGCGCATCGTGATGCTGTGCGACGTGAGCCGGTCGATGCAGCCATACGCCGCGATCTATCTCCATCTGATGCGGGCGGCGGTGCAACGACAGACCGCGGGCAGGCCGGAGGTGTTCGCCTTCTCCACGTCGCTGACGAGGCTCACGCCCGTGCTCGCGCACCGCAGCGCCGAGACCGCGGTCCGCAAGGCGAACGACAAGGTGGTCGACAGATTCGGTGGCACCCACATCGCAGGCAGCGTGAGCGAACTGCTCGCGTCCCCGCACGGCAACGCGCTGCGCGGGGCAGTCGTGGTCATCGCGTCCGACGGCTGGGACAGCGACGACCCGACGCGCCTGGCGCATGCCCTCACCCGGGTCCGTCGCCGCGCCCATCGACTGGTGTGGCTCAATCCCCGCGCCGGTGATCCCGACTTCCAGCCGCTCGCCGGATCGATGGCGGCCGCGCTGCCCTTCTGCGATGCCTTCCTCCCCGCGCACTCCGTGTCCGCGCTCCGCGACGTGCTGGACGTGATCAGCCGGATGGGATAG